Sequence from the Halomarina litorea genome:
AGCGTCGAGGACCTCCGGGGACGGCGGGTCGGCCTCCCCGAGGGGTCGGAGATGGGGCTGCTCGGCCGCCTGTTCCTCTCGCAGTCGGGGGTCCTCGACGACCTCACCGTCGTCGACGTCGCGGGCGAGGAGCGCACGGCGCTCGAAGCGGGCCACGCCGACGTCGTCACCGGCACTTTCCGCGACCCGGGTGCGCTCCCGGCGGACGACCGGGTGGACGTCCTCACGCTCGCCGACCACTTCCCGCTGTACGGTCCGACGCTCGTGACGACCGAGGACGCCGTCGAGGCGCGCCCGGGGGAACTCGTGGCGTTCCTCGCGGGCGTCCTCCGGGGTCAGGAGGTGGTCGTGACGGACCCCGAGCGGGCGGTCCGTGCGGTCGCAACCCTCGCGGTCGGCGGGGCCGGGCGGGCGGAGCGGCGGGCCGCGGACCTCCGCGAGGCGACCGAACGCTTCGGCGAGAGCGCCGCCGTCGCGGACCACGGGTGGGGGTGGCACCGCCCCGAGGAGTGGCGGCGGCTGACGACCGCGCTCCGGCAGGCGGGACTGGTCGGGGGGCGCGCGTGAGCCGGACGGCCATCGGTGTGTCCGACCTCACGGTCGCCTACGGCGACGTGACGGCGGTCGAGGGGGTCTCCCTCGACGTGGCCGAGGGGGAGTTCGTGACCGTCATCGGTCCCTCCGGCTGTGGCAAGACGTCGCTGTTGCGGGCGGTGGGAGGCCTCGAAGCGCCGACCGAGGGGTCGGTCCGGGTGGCGGGCGACCCTCCCGAACGGGCACAGGAGCGCGGGAACGTCGGGTTCGTCTTCCAGCGTCACACCCTGCTCCCGTGGAAGAGCGCACTGGGGAACGTCACCTTCCTCCGGCGACTGGCGGGGAAGGAGCCGCGACCGGAGGCGGCCCGCGCCCTGCTCGACCGGGTCGGCCTCGGCGGGTTCGAGGACGCCCGCCCCGACGAACTCTCGGGCGGGATGCGCCAGCGGGTCGCAATCGCCCGGGCGCTCCACTTAGACGCCGACGTGCTCCTGATGGACGAACCGTTCGGCGAACTCGACGAACTCACCCGCGAGACGATGGGCATCGAGGTGCGCCGGGTCTGGCGCGAGGCGGAGAAGACCGTCGTGTTCGTCACCCACAGCATCCCCGAGGCCGTCCTGCTCGGCGACCGGTGTGTCGTCGTCCGGGGACAGCCGGGACGGGTCGTCGGCGCGTTCGACGTGGACCTGCCGCGCCCGCGGGACCGCGCGGTCCTCGACTCCGCGGCGTTCCGCGAGCGGGTGGCGACGGTCCGCTCGGCGCTCACGGGCCGCGAGGACGGCGGCGAGGAGGCCCCGGTTCGATGAGCGTCGCCGAGCGCGTCCCCGCACCGAGCCTGACGCTCCCCGGCGCGGCCCTCCTCACGGCCGTCGCCTGCTGGTGGGCGGCAACGGTCACCTTCGCGCTCCCGGCCTACGTCCTCCCCTCGCCGGTCGCCGTCGCCGCGCGCCTCCTCGACAGTCCGGGACTGTACGCGACGAACGCGCTCGCGACGGCCCGTCGCGTCCTCCTCGGGGGGAGCGTCGGCGTCCTCGTCGGGGCGAGCCTCGCGGTGCTCGTCGTCCACGTCCCGGTCGCCCGGCGGGCGCTGGTGCCGTACCTCGTCGCCGCGCGCGTCCTCCCGAAGATAGCCGTCGCGCCCGTGTTGCTCATCTACCTCGGGACGGGTGCGACGACGGGGCTGGTGTTCGTCGCGCTGGTCACGTTCTTCCCGATGGTCGTGAGCACCGTCGCGGGACTGGAGCGCCCGCCGGCGACCCACCACGACCTCTTCGACTCCGTCGACGCCGGCCCGCTTCGGACGTTCCTCCACCTCCGCGTTCCCCACGCCCTCCCCGACGCCTTCGCGGGGCTGAAGCAGGCGACGACGCTCGCCGTCGTCGGGAGCGTCGTCGCGGAGTGGGTCGTCTCCACGGAGGGCCTCGGCGCGCTGATCCTGTTCGCCCTGGAAGACGTCCAGACGGACGTGCTGCTGGCGGCGCTGGTCGTCCTGTTCGCCCTCGGACTCGCGCTGTACGGCCTCGTCGCCCTCCTCGAACGGCACGTCCTCTGGGCGTACGGGCACGCACGCCGCTCGCGGGCGTGAATGCGTCCCCGGGAGACGTGAGACGCGGAGGACCGACTCCGGGACGGAGCGCCGCGTCAGTCGTCGCGGCGCGTGTCGTCGGTCGGGTCCCCGCCGGACGGGACGGCCCCGTCGCGGTCGTCCCGCACCGCGGCGAGTCCCGCCTCGAAGTGGTCTGCGGTGAGGTGGATGTCCTCGACGTGGCCGCCGTCGTGAACGAACTCGCGGACGGCGGTCGCGGCGGCCTCTCGGCAGACCGCTTCGAGGTCCGCGCCGACGTAGCCCTCCGTGCGGGCCGCCAGTCCGTCGAGATCGACGTCGTCTGCGAGGGGTCGGTCGCGGGTGTGGACGGTCAGAATTTCGCGGCGGGCGGTCTCGTCCGGCGTCCCGACGTGGACGTGGCGGTCGAAGCGGCCCGGCCGGAGGAGGGCGTCGTCCAGGAGGTCACGACGGTTGGTCGTGGCCACGACCACCACGTCCTCCAGTTCCTCCAGGCCGTCGAGTTCCGTCAACAACTGCGAGACGACTCGCTCGGAGACGCCGCTGTCGGCGGCCCCGCCCCCGCGTTCTGCGGCGAGGGCGTCGATTTCGTCGAAGAAGACGACGGTGGGGGCGTTCGCGCGGGCCTTCTCGAACACCTCGCGGACCCCTTTCTCGGACTCGCCGACGAACTTGTCGAGCACCTCGGGGCCCTTCACCGAGATGAAGTTCGCGTCGGACTCGTTGGCGACGACTTTGGCGAGGAGGGTCTTGCCGGTTCCCGGCGGGCCGTAGAGGAGCACGCCCTTGCTCGGGCGCAACGAGACGCGCTCGAAGGCGTCGGGGTACGCGAGGGGCCACTGGACCGTCTCGCGCAGGCGGGACGTCGTCTCCTCGAGGCCGCCGACGTCGTCCCACGTCACGTCGGGCACCTCCACGAACACCTCCCGCAGCGCCGACGGGTCGACGCTCGTCAGGGCGTCGTCCAGGTCCGTCGCGTCGACCGTGAGGTCCGCCAGCGTCGCGGCCTCGACGGGTCGCTCGGCGTCCGGGCCGAGGCCGTGTCGCCGCACCGTCCGCAGCGCCGCCTCCCGGACCAGTCGTTCGAGGTCGGCCCCGACGAACCCGTGAGTGCGCCCCGCCACGCGGTCCAGGTCGACGTCGTCGGCCAGCGGGACGTCCCGCGTCAGCACGTCGAGTACCGCACGGCGGCCGCTCCGGTCGGGGACCGGCACCGGCACCTCGCGGTCGAAGCGACCGGCCCGCCGCAGGTCCGGGTCGACGGCATCCAGTCGGTCGGTCGCCCCGACGACGGCGACCCGGTCGTCCGTCTCGCGGTCGTCGAGCAGCGACACGAGGCGGGCGACGCGACGGCGACCCCGTTCCCCCCGGTGTTCGTCCAGCGCGTCGAGGTCGTCGAGGAAGAGCACCGCGGGGGCCGCCTCGGTCGCCTCGGCGAGCGCCGCCCCGACGGGGTCGGCGTCGCCGGCATCGGCTGAGACCACCTCCGCGCCGGTGATGCGGACGACCGGCACCCCCGCCTCGTTCCCGAGCGCCTCGACCAGACGGGTCTTGCCGGTCCCCGACGGGCCGTGCAACAGGACGCCGTTCGGGGGGTCGACGTCCAGCGCGCGGAACACCTCCGGGTGCGCGAGGGGGAGTTCGACGAACTCCCGGAGGCTGGCGACGGCGTCCGTCTGCCCGCCCACGTCGTCGTACCCGATCGCCCGTGCCCGGTCGAGCGGGACGGTTCCGGGGCCGTCCGTGGCCGTCCCCGAGAGGCGGATGGCGGACCAATCGCGGACGACGACCGGCCCCTCGGGGGCCGTCTCCGCCACGTGGACCGGGACGGCGTGGTCCGCGTCCGCGGTGTGGCCGCCGCCCCCCGCCCCGCCGGCGTCCCGTCCGAGCGCGAGGGTCTGTCCGGCGACGACTGCCCGCCCGACCAGCGCGTCCTTGAGGTCGAACGCCGCGGACTCGGAGGCGGCCGCCGGGAGCGAGAGGGTCACCCGCTCGGCGGTGGCCGGGTCGGCGCGCCGGACCGTCACGGTGTCGCCGACACCCACGTCGAGCGTCCGGCGGAGCGCACGCGGGAGGCGGGCGACGCCCTCGCCGGTGGTCGCGCCCGCCCCCACGCGGGCCGTCGCGACGGCGACGGCACCGTCGGATTCGAGCCGAACCGACTCGCCGTCCTCGACACCGAGCGCTCGTATCGTCCCGGCGGCGACGTCGGCCTCGCCGGCGGCGGTCGACCCCAGCGCACCCTTGACGGTCAACTCCATCGCAATCGTGTCACGGCCCAACGCATATCAAGGCGTGGGTGCGAACGACCGGTATCGGCCTGCCCTCCGGAGTGGCGACGCTCGACCCCGCGGGGGTATCCTCGTCCGTCTCGGTCGGCAACATTTAATAACGCCTAAGCGTTGTGCTGACACGGTTCATGGGAGAGACATACAAGCCCCGGGTCACCGCTCGCGACAGGGAGCGGTTGGCGGCGGACCTCGGCACCCCCGAGGTGTCCGCCGATGGCGAGGCGACGTTCGCCGACCTCAGAGCGGCGGTCGCTGCGGGTGCGGACCCGCAGTTCGCCTCGATGGGGGCGGCCATCAGAGCCGACCTCCGGGGGCAGTTGGACGCGGAACGTATCGACGAGGCGCTGGCCGGACTGGACGAACAGCTCCGTCGGGCCGAGGAGGTCCGCGAGGTGGGCGTCCCCGAGCGCGTCGGGAAGGGGGACGCCGGGGTGCCGGAGGCCTACCGGGAGCTCATCGCCCCCGTCTGGGAGGCGTACGACCACCTCGTCGAGGTGGGGTTCTTCGAGAGCCTCTCGTCGAACCTCCCGGCGTTCACCCCCGAGCACATCGACGGGACAGCGCGGGGTCTGCTGACGGCCGACGCGCTGGCGACCGACCTCGCGGACGTCGGGTTCGACGAGCGCGAGCGGACGGCCCTCCTGATGGACGTCGTCAACAACGACACCCGCCTCTCGCGGTGGGTCCCGACGGCCGACATCCCGGAGGGCGTCGAGTTCAACGTGGACTACGTCCCGCCGCTGTACCACCGCGCGGTGGGCGGGGGCCTGCTCTGGGTGAAGTCGCTCGACCGGCACCTCGTCCAGAAGGAGATTCTCCTCACCGAGGACGTCCTCGACGACGCCTTCTGGCGGGCGAAGGCCATCCTCGGCGGGGTGGCCGTGTTCCTGCGGGCGGCCCGCGACGTCGCCAGCGACGAACCGGAACAGACCGACGAGCAGCTGGTCGCGGGCCTCAGCGGGGGCGCGGCCATCACCATCGTCAACCAGGAGGAGCTGATGCGCGAGGCGTACTGGCTCACCGAGGAGAAACGAGCGCCCACCCGGGCGAGGTAACGCGGCGACGACTATCAATGGCGACAAACCAGGAAGACAAGGCGATCCAGGCAGCGAGCGAGACTATCGTCGAGGAGACGGAACTCGGCTACCAGGTGTTCAACGCGCCCGACGAGTCCGTGCTCCACCAGCACGACACCGACCGCATCCCCCAGTTCGACGTGACACAGGAGATGCTCGACGACGCCGGCGAGGACCCCGAGAGCTGGCTGATGTTCGGCAAGAACTACGAGGCCCACCGCTACACGACGGCCGACGTCATCACGCCCGAGAACGTCGACGGGCTGGAACTCGAATACGAGATGGAGGTCGGCGCGAACTCCAGCATGGAGGGTTCGCCGGTCATCGTGCCGGGCGACCCGCCGGTGATGTATCAGACGAACGGCCCGAGCCACGTCAAGGCCATCGACGCCCGCGAGGGCGAGGTGCTCTGGAGCTACACCTACCCGGCACCCGAGGACGCGGTGCTGTGCTGTGACGACAACAACCGTGGCGTGGCCGTCTGGGAGGACAAGGTGTACATGACCTCGCTGGACTCGGGCGTGCAGGCGCTCGACCGCTACACCGGCGAGGAACTCTGGTACACCTCCACGGCCGACTACAAGGAGGGCTACTCGGCGACGTGGGCGCCCATCGTCTACGACGGGAAACTGTTCACGGGGAGCGCGGGCGGCGAGTACGGCGTTCGCGGGTTCCACTGCTGTATCGACGCGGAGACGGGCGAGGAACTCTGGCGGATGCACCCCTGCCCCGAGGAGGAGTACATCGGCGACTCCATCAAGCAGTCGGGGGGGACCAACTGGATGAGTCCGACGCTCGACACCGAGCGCGAACTGCTGTACTTCAACGTCGGCAACCCGAGTCCCGACTTCAACGGCACCGTCAGGCCGGGCCCGAACCGCAACACCTGCTCGACCATCGCGGTGGACATCCACACCGGGGACGTCGTCTGGTCGCACCAGGAGTCGGCCCACGACATCTGGGACTACGACTCGGCGATGCAGCGCATGCTCATCCGCGACGTGGAGATAGACCACCTCGACTACTCCGGCGACATCGTCTACAACGCCGGGAAGACGTCGTGGTCGTACACGATGCACCCCGACACGGGCGACCTGTTGGTCCGGGGTGAGCCCCTCACCCAGCAGCTCAACTTCATGCGGCAG
This genomic interval carries:
- a CDS encoding ABC transporter ATP-binding protein, which produces MGVSDLTVAYGDVTAVEGVSLDVAEGEFVTVIGPSGCGKTSLLRAVGGLEAPTEGSVRVAGDPPERAQERGNVGFVFQRHTLLPWKSALGNVTFLRRLAGKEPRPEAARALLDRVGLGGFEDARPDELSGGMRQRVAIARALHLDADVLLMDEPFGELDELTRETMGIEVRRVWREAEKTVVFVTHSIPEAVLLGDRCVVVRGQPGRVVGAFDVDLPRPRDRAVLDSAAFRERVATVRSALTGREDGGEEAPVR
- a CDS encoding ABC transporter permease, with product MSVAERVPAPSLTLPGAALLTAVACWWAATVTFALPAYVLPSPVAVAARLLDSPGLYATNALATARRVLLGGSVGVLVGASLAVLVVHVPVARRALVPYLVAARVLPKIAVAPVLLIYLGTGATTGLVFVALVTFFPMVVSTVAGLERPPATHHDLFDSVDAGPLRTFLHLRVPHALPDAFAGLKQATTLAVVGSVVAEWVVSTEGLGALILFALEDVQTDVLLAALVVLFALGLALYGLVALLERHVLWAYGHARRSRA
- a CDS encoding AAA family ATPase, whose protein sequence is MELTVKGALGSTAAGEADVAAGTIRALGVEDGESVRLESDGAVAVATARVGAGATTGEGVARLPRALRRTLDVGVGDTVTVRRADPATAERVTLSLPAAASESAAFDLKDALVGRAVVAGQTLALGRDAGGAGGGGHTADADHAVPVHVAETAPEGPVVVRDWSAIRLSGTATDGPGTVPLDRARAIGYDDVGGQTDAVASLREFVELPLAHPEVFRALDVDPPNGVLLHGPSGTGKTRLVEALGNEAGVPVVRITGAEVVSADAGDADPVGAALAEATEAAPAVLFLDDLDALDEHRGERGRRRVARLVSLLDDRETDDRVAVVGATDRLDAVDPDLRRAGRFDREVPVPVPDRSGRRAVLDVLTRDVPLADDVDLDRVAGRTHGFVGADLERLVREAALRTVRRHGLGPDAERPVEAATLADLTVDATDLDDALTSVDPSALREVFVEVPDVTWDDVGGLEETTSRLRETVQWPLAYPDAFERVSLRPSKGVLLYGPPGTGKTLLAKVVANESDANFISVKGPEVLDKFVGESEKGVREVFEKARANAPTVVFFDEIDALAAERGGGAADSGVSERVVSQLLTELDGLEELEDVVVVATTNRRDLLDDALLRPGRFDRHVHVGTPDETARREILTVHTRDRPLADDVDLDGLAARTEGYVGADLEAVCREAAATAVREFVHDGGHVEDIHLTADHFEAGLAAVRDDRDGAVPSGGDPTDDTRRDD
- a CDS encoding pyrroloquinoline quinone-dependent dehydrogenase, translating into MATNQEDKAIQAASETIVEETELGYQVFNAPDESVLHQHDTDRIPQFDVTQEMLDDAGEDPESWLMFGKNYEAHRYTTADVITPENVDGLELEYEMEVGANSSMEGSPVIVPGDPPVMYQTNGPSHVKAIDAREGEVLWSYTYPAPEDAVLCCDDNNRGVAVWEDKVYMTSLDSGVQALDRYTGEELWYTSTADYKEGYSATWAPIVYDGKLFTGSAGGEYGVRGFHCCIDAETGEELWRMHPCPEEEYIGDSIKQSGGTNWMSPTLDTERELLYFNVGNPSPDFNGTVRPGPNRNTCSTIAVDIHTGDVVWSHQESAHDIWDYDSAMQRMLIRDVEIDHLDYSGDIVYNAGKTSWSYTMHPDTGDLLVRGEPLTQQLNFMRQVPHVEEEREYVMLPGLLGGQDWQPASYSPETGLCYHKVLNTPHSVAWRNEEYRPGEKFWGGIVDVEPDEEDIPDEYNGHISCIAAVDPTTGQVKWRDWIDSDRYLWGGSMTTSTGLLFAGTQNGQLVAYDAEDGERRWEFDLSDKAVSGDPVSWYDPDTEKQYVAIQVGGSGFVGRGPRGDRLAVFSLAK